One part of the Streptomyces lienomycini genome encodes these proteins:
- the kdpB gene encoding potassium-transporting ATPase subunit KdpB, whose product MTTDTRRTGPRKQEGSMSTATPTRAPHGDAPTGHQPPEGRVGAGLFDPRHLLTSLPEAFRKLDPRVMVKSPVMFVVLVGSVLTTAFAFTDPGDWFGWTISAWLWLTVLFANLAEAVAEGRGKAQADTLRRAKTDTVARRADGTTVPGTALTVGDLVVCEAGDVVPGDGDVVEGVASVDESAITGESAPVIRESGGDRSAVTGGTKVLSDRIVVRITTKPGETFIDRMIGLVEGAARQKTPNEIALNILLASLTVVFLLACATLPPFADHAGTHLSMVVLVALLVCLIPTTIGALLSAIGIAGMDRLVQRNVLAMSGRAVEAAGDVSTLLLDKTGTITLGNRQAAAFVPVRGVTAAEVADAAQLSSLADETPEGRSIVVLAKQEYGLCERGPGEPTGAEWIGFTAQTRMSGVDVDGRKVRKGAAGSVVAWVRERGGTVAEDADTTVRNISEAGGTPLLVAVEDERGARVLGVVHLKDVVKQGMRERFEELRRMGIRTVMITGDNPLTARAIADEAGVDDFLAEATPEDKMALIKREQAGGKLVAMTGDGTNDAPALAQADVGVAMNTGTSAAKEAGNMVDLDSDPTKLIEIVGIGKQLLITRGALTTFSVANDVAKYFAIIPALFAAVHPGLDKLNIMGLSSPDSAILSAVIFNALIIVVLVPLALRGVRYRPMSADRMLRRNLAVYGLGGLIAPFAGIKLIDLIVSLVPGIG is encoded by the coding sequence ATGACCACCGACACGCGGCGCACCGGCCCGCGGAAACAAGAGGGCTCCATGTCCACAGCCACCCCGACCCGGGCGCCGCACGGCGACGCGCCCACCGGGCACCAGCCGCCGGAGGGCCGCGTCGGCGCGGGTCTCTTCGACCCGAGGCACCTGCTCACGTCGCTGCCCGAGGCGTTCCGCAAGCTCGACCCGCGGGTGATGGTGAAGTCGCCCGTCATGTTCGTCGTCCTGGTCGGCTCCGTACTGACCACGGCCTTCGCCTTCACCGACCCCGGCGACTGGTTCGGCTGGACCATCAGCGCCTGGCTCTGGCTGACGGTGCTCTTCGCCAACCTGGCGGAGGCGGTCGCCGAGGGCCGCGGCAAGGCCCAGGCCGACACCCTGCGCAGGGCGAAGACCGACACCGTCGCCCGCCGCGCCGACGGCACCACCGTCCCCGGCACCGCGCTCACGGTCGGCGACCTGGTCGTCTGCGAGGCGGGGGACGTCGTCCCCGGCGACGGCGACGTCGTCGAGGGCGTCGCCTCGGTCGACGAGTCGGCGATCACCGGGGAGTCGGCGCCCGTCATCCGCGAGTCCGGCGGCGACCGGTCCGCGGTCACCGGCGGGACCAAGGTGCTCTCCGACCGCATCGTCGTCCGGATCACCACGAAACCGGGCGAGACCTTCATCGACCGGATGATCGGCCTGGTCGAGGGGGCGGCCCGGCAGAAGACGCCCAACGAGATCGCGCTGAACATCCTGCTGGCCTCGCTGACCGTCGTCTTCCTGCTGGCCTGCGCGACCCTCCCGCCGTTCGCCGACCACGCCGGCACCCACCTGAGCATGGTCGTGCTGGTGGCCCTGCTGGTCTGCCTCATCCCCACCACGATCGGCGCCCTGCTCTCCGCGATCGGCATCGCGGGCATGGACCGCCTGGTGCAGCGCAACGTGCTGGCGATGTCGGGCCGCGCGGTCGAGGCCGCCGGTGACGTCTCCACCCTGCTCCTGGACAAGACCGGCACGATCACGCTCGGCAACCGGCAGGCGGCCGCGTTCGTGCCGGTGCGCGGTGTGACGGCGGCCGAGGTCGCCGACGCCGCCCAGCTCTCCTCGCTCGCCGACGAGACACCCGAGGGCCGCTCGATCGTCGTCCTCGCGAAACAGGAGTACGGGCTGTGCGAGCGCGGGCCTGGCGAGCCGACCGGCGCCGAGTGGATCGGCTTCACCGCGCAGACCCGCATGTCGGGCGTGGACGTGGACGGCCGCAAGGTGCGCAAGGGCGCCGCGGGTTCGGTCGTCGCCTGGGTCCGGGAGCGGGGCGGCACGGTCGCCGAGGACGCGGACACGACCGTCAGGAACATCTCCGAGGCGGGCGGAACGCCGCTGCTGGTCGCGGTCGAGGACGAACGCGGGGCACGGGTCCTGGGCGTCGTCCACCTCAAGGACGTCGTCAAGCAGGGCATGCGGGAACGGTTCGAGGAACTGCGCCGCATGGGCATCAGGACCGTCATGATCACGGGCGACAACCCGCTGACGGCCAGGGCGATCGCCGACGAGGCGGGTGTCGACGACTTCCTCGCCGAGGCCACGCCCGAGGACAAGATGGCGCTCATCAAGCGCGAGCAGGCCGGCGGCAAGCTGGTCGCGATGACCGGCGACGGCACCAACGACGCGCCCGCGCTGGCCCAGGCGGACGTCGGCGTCGCGATGAACACCGGCACGTCGGCCGCCAAGGAGGCCGGCAACATGGTCGACCTCGACTCCGACCCGACCAAGCTCATCGAGATCGTCGGGATCGGCAAGCAACTCCTGATCACCCGCGGCGCGCTCACGACGTTCTCCGTCGCCAACGACGTCGCCAAGTACTTCGCGATCATCCCGGCGCTCTTCGCGGCCGTCCATCCGGGCCTGGACAAGCTCAACATCATGGGCCTGTCCTCACCGGACTCCGCGATCCTCTCCGCGGTGATCTTCAACGCGCTGATCATCGTCGTCCTGGTGCCCCTCGCGCTGAGGGGCGTGCGCTACCGGCCCATGAGCGCCGACCGGATGCTGCGCCGCAACCTCGCCGTGTACGGACTGGGCGGCCTGATCGCCCCGTTCGCCGGCATCAAGCTCATCGACCTGATCGTCTCGCTCGTCCCCGGGATCGGCTGA
- a CDS encoding DNA-binding response regulator, whose protein sequence is MAESVTVHGDLELLARAGHLFSSVREEFVCAARDLDTWPRPAARRVARARVRDSGAAHVRKLLSPAALADEGGRAHLSELAARGARVRIAAGALPHETIIIDRRCAILAGEDSPGGRAYTVTTAPALVGGVHALFEAAWGAATDLGTFLRGERPHLDAGSRTVLRALGSGATDEAAARDLGMSVRTYRRRVAELLDVLEAGSRFQAGVRAGELGLGG, encoded by the coding sequence ATGGCAGAGAGCGTGACCGTCCACGGTGATCTGGAGCTGCTGGCCCGTGCCGGGCATCTCTTCTCCTCCGTGCGTGAGGAGTTCGTCTGCGCCGCGCGCGACCTCGACACCTGGCCGCGACCCGCCGCCCGGCGGGTCGCCCGGGCGCGGGTGCGGGACAGCGGGGCCGCGCACGTGCGCAAGCTGCTGAGCCCGGCCGCGCTGGCCGACGAGGGCGGCCGGGCGCACCTGAGCGAGCTGGCGGCCCGGGGTGCCCGGGTACGTATCGCCGCCGGCGCCCTCCCGCACGAGACGATCATCATCGACCGGCGCTGCGCGATCCTCGCCGGAGAGGACTCGCCCGGCGGCCGCGCGTACACGGTGACCACCGCGCCGGCCCTGGTCGGCGGCGTGCACGCCCTGTTCGAAGCCGCCTGGGGGGCGGCCACCGACCTCGGGACCTTCCTCCGGGGGGAGCGGCCGCACCTCGACGCCGGGAGCCGGACGGTGCTGCGCGCCCTGGGCTCGGGCGCCACCGACGAGGCCGCCGCGCGCGACCTGGGCATGTCGGTGCGCACCTACCGGCGCCGGGTCGCCGAACTGCTCGACGTCCTGGAGGCGGGATCGCGCTTCCAGGCGGGCGTGCGCGCGGGCGAACTCGGCCTGGGCGGCTGA
- a CDS encoding VOC family protein has translation MNSIDSVTLEVADTEAAARFYSEAFGLDPSRVRVRASDAPTDGFRGFTLSLVVAQPGNVDALFAAALDAGATVLKPAAKSLWGYGGVLRAPDGTVWQIATSAKKDTAPVTRDVDEIVLLLGVEDVKASKQFYVGRGLTVGKSFGGKYVEFATGTGTVKLSLYKRRALAKVAGVPAEGSGSHRLVLCGATQAFDDPDGFAWGPELSL, from the coding sequence ATGAACTCCATCGACTCCGTCACCCTGGAGGTGGCCGACACCGAGGCCGCCGCCCGTTTCTACTCCGAGGCCTTCGGCCTCGACCCGTCGCGGGTGCGCGTGCGGGCCAGTGACGCCCCGACGGACGGCTTCCGCGGCTTCACCCTGTCGCTCGTGGTCGCCCAGCCGGGCAACGTCGACGCGCTCTTCGCCGCCGCCCTCGACGCCGGTGCCACCGTCCTCAAGCCCGCCGCGAAGTCGCTGTGGGGCTACGGCGGAGTCCTGCGGGCCCCGGACGGCACGGTCTGGCAGATCGCCACGTCGGCGAAGAAGGACACCGCCCCGGTCACCCGCGACGTCGACGAGATCGTGCTCCTCCTCGGCGTCGAGGACGTCAAGGCCAGCAAGCAGTTCTACGTCGGGCGGGGCCTGACCGTCGGCAAGAGCTTCGGCGGCAAGTACGTCGAGTTCGCCACCGGCACGGGCACCGTCAAGCTCTCCCTCTACAAGCGCCGCGCCCTCGCGAAGGTCGCCGGCGTCCCCGCCGAGGGCAGTGGATCCCACCGGCTCGTGCTCTGTGGCGCCACCCAGGCGTTCGACGACCCGGACGGCTTCGCCTGGGGGCCGGAACTCAGCCTGTGA
- a CDS encoding phosphatase PAP2 family protein — protein sequence MAGAATLAFLIALEIAARRYGLPGPMTNQAKELVFAPASGPLLYAGLALTMVVLTWRQRFVAMAAAVGVDLVVALVRWTADDSVTGSHSFGNGALWAILGCAAVAVTRRTGRERILLLKGVGLGLLLVAGRKTGDAWLLITSKTRPDVLDPYVATADHALGNPSWLMGRLVRATGPVGEHLLDWVYAQLAVAAVVVALYQLRRVADERRFPRHHLVRTFLVIGLLGPAVYMVFPVVGPVFAYGTGAFGTGGEQWAIANLWPDTLPPVAAPQPFTYDGVTPRNCMPSLHTAWATVIFIHSRRAPRVLRFAGTFWLVATLTATLGFGYHYAIDLLAGAVFAVTVEAALRAFDRGWDRSGTGLVAHGVVVFAAILTATRYLAPEMARHPWVFGPLLVLAAASVLHAYARTTKSWAPLPAVPAQRAEPRLESAPEAPEAPEAVEAPEAPEAPGAPLVLGPRSGAVGEEA from the coding sequence GTGGCGGGCGCGGCGACCCTCGCGTTCCTCATCGCGCTGGAGATCGCCGCACGTCGCTACGGCCTGCCGGGGCCGATGACCAACCAGGCCAAGGAACTGGTGTTCGCGCCCGCGTCGGGGCCGCTGCTCTACGCCGGTCTGGCGCTGACGATGGTGGTCCTCACCTGGCGGCAGCGGTTCGTCGCGATGGCCGCCGCGGTGGGCGTCGATCTCGTCGTCGCACTGGTGCGGTGGACGGCGGACGACTCCGTGACCGGCAGCCACTCCTTCGGCAACGGCGCGCTGTGGGCGATCCTGGGCTGCGCGGCCGTCGCCGTGACGCGCCGCACCGGGCGGGAGCGGATCCTGCTGCTGAAGGGCGTCGGACTCGGTCTCCTGCTGGTGGCCGGCCGCAAGACGGGTGACGCCTGGCTGCTGATCACGTCGAAGACCCGCCCGGACGTGCTCGACCCGTACGTGGCCACCGCCGACCACGCGCTCGGCAACCCGTCGTGGCTGATGGGCCGGCTCGTCAGGGCCACGGGCCCGGTCGGCGAGCACCTGCTCGACTGGGTCTACGCACAACTCGCCGTGGCCGCGGTCGTCGTCGCGCTGTACCAGTTGCGCAGGGTGGCGGACGAACGCCGCTTCCCGCGCCACCACCTGGTCCGCACCTTCCTGGTGATCGGCCTTCTCGGCCCGGCCGTCTACATGGTCTTCCCGGTCGTCGGGCCGGTCTTCGCCTACGGCACCGGGGCGTTCGGCACCGGCGGAGAGCAGTGGGCGATCGCCAACCTGTGGCCGGACACGCTGCCGCCGGTCGCCGCGCCGCAGCCGTTCACGTACGACGGGGTCACCCCCCGCAACTGCATGCCCAGCCTGCACACGGCGTGGGCCACCGTGATCTTCATCCACTCCCGCAGGGCACCCCGGGTGCTGCGCTTCGCAGGAACGTTTTGGCTGGTCGCCACGCTCACCGCGACGCTCGGGTTCGGCTATCACTACGCCATCGACCTCCTCGCCGGTGCGGTGTTCGCGGTCACGGTCGAGGCGGCGCTGCGGGCGTTCGACCGCGGCTGGGACCGGTCGGGGACCGGGCTCGTCGCCCACGGCGTGGTGGTGTTCGCCGCGATCCTGACCGCGACCCGCTACCTCGCGCCGGAGATGGCCCGGCACCCGTGGGTCTTCGGCCCGCTCCTGGTCCTGGCGGCGGCCTCGGTGCTCCACGCCTACGCGCGCACCACGAAGAGCTGGGCCCCGCTGCCCGCGGTGCCGGCCCAGCGAGCGGAACCGCGGCTGGAGTCGGCCCCGGAGGCCCCGGAGGCCCCGGAGGCCGTGGAGGCCCCGGAGGCCCCGGAAGCCCCGGGTGCTCCGCTGGTTCTCGGCCCTCGGTCCGGGGCGGTAGGCGAGGAGGCGTAG
- a CDS encoding ATP-binding cassette domain-containing protein: MPTTTQAGPQAPAAVSATGLRKSYGDKTVLDGIDLRIPAGSVFALLGPNGAGKTTTVQILSTLVTPDAGDIRVGGHDLATAPQDVRGAIGVTGQFSAVDGLITGEENMLLMADLHLLPRREGRRVAAELLERFGLTEAAKKPASTYSGGMKRRLDIAMTLVGAPRVIFLDEPTTGLDPRSRHNMWQIIRELVTGGVTVFLTTQYLEEADELADRIAVLHDGRIAAEGTAEELKRIVPGGHVRLRFTDPDAYRDAAGALAESTRDDDSLTLQIPSDGSQRDLRSVLDRLDGAGVEADELTVHTPDLDDVFFALTGGTGVPAQSDATPDATPDATKETAR; this comes from the coding sequence ATGCCCACGACCACACAGGCCGGCCCGCAGGCCCCCGCCGCCGTCTCCGCCACCGGCCTGCGCAAGTCCTACGGCGACAAGACCGTCCTCGACGGCATCGACCTGCGCATCCCGGCCGGGTCCGTGTTCGCGCTGCTCGGGCCGAACGGGGCCGGCAAGACCACCACCGTGCAGATCCTCTCCACCCTCGTCACCCCCGACGCCGGCGACATCCGCGTCGGCGGCCACGACCTCGCCACCGCCCCGCAGGACGTGCGCGGCGCCATCGGCGTCACCGGCCAGTTCTCGGCCGTGGACGGCCTGATCACCGGCGAGGAGAACATGCTCCTCATGGCGGACCTGCACCTGCTCCCCCGGCGCGAGGGCCGGCGGGTCGCCGCCGAGCTGCTGGAACGCTTCGGACTCACCGAGGCCGCGAAGAAGCCCGCCTCCACCTACTCGGGCGGCATGAAGCGCCGCCTCGACATCGCCATGACCCTCGTCGGCGCCCCCCGGGTCATCTTCCTCGACGAGCCCACCACCGGCCTCGACCCCCGCTCCCGCCACAACATGTGGCAGATCATCCGCGAACTCGTCACCGGCGGCGTCACCGTCTTCCTCACCACCCAGTACCTGGAGGAGGCCGACGAACTCGCCGACCGCATCGCCGTGCTCCACGACGGGAGGATCGCCGCCGAAGGCACCGCCGAGGAACTGAAGCGGATCGTCCCCGGCGGACACGTCCGGCTCCGCTTCACCGACCCGGACGCCTACCGCGACGCCGCCGGCGCACTGGCCGAGAGCACCCGGGACGACGACTCCCTCACCCTGCAGATCCCCAGCGACGGCAGCCAGCGCGACCTGCGCTCCGTCCTCGACCGCCTGGACGGCGCGGGCGTCGAGGCCGACGAACTCACCGTCCACACCCCCGACCTCGACGACGTCTTCTTCGCCCTCACCGGTGGCACCGGCGTCCCCGCCCAGTCCGACGCGACCCCCGACGCGACCCCCGACGCGACCAAGGAGACGGCCCGATGA
- a CDS encoding GtrA family protein, with product MDTAENTATDTAANRSQAAPGALADFARFVLCGGGLGLAAGFAVAALASWIPWALANALVTVVSTLLATELHARFTFGAGGRATWRQHTQSAGSAAAAYAVTCAAMLALHQLVATPGAVLEQAVYLSASALAGLARFAVLRLVVFTRTRTREVPGPRTSPARPAAVTVLA from the coding sequence ATGGACACCGCAGAGAACACCGCGACAGACACCGCGGCGAACCGGTCGCAGGCAGCACCCGGTGCTCTCGCCGACTTCGCCCGCTTCGTGCTCTGCGGGGGCGGGCTGGGCCTCGCCGCCGGCTTCGCCGTGGCCGCCCTCGCCTCCTGGATCCCCTGGGCCCTGGCCAACGCGCTGGTCACCGTGGTCTCCACCCTCCTCGCCACCGAGCTGCACGCCCGGTTCACCTTCGGCGCGGGCGGCCGCGCGACCTGGCGCCAGCACACGCAGTCGGCCGGATCGGCGGCGGCCGCGTACGCGGTGACCTGCGCGGCGATGCTCGCCCTGCACCAACTGGTGGCGACGCCCGGTGCGGTGCTCGAGCAGGCCGTCTACCTGTCCGCCTCCGCGCTCGCCGGCCTCGCGCGGTTCGCCGTACTGCGTCTCGTCGTCTTCACGCGGACCCGCACGCGGGAGGTCCCCGGACCGCGGACCTCCCCGGCCCGTCCCGCGGCGGTGACCGTCCTGGCCTGA
- the kdpA gene encoding potassium-transporting ATPase subunit KdpA, which translates to MSPVLAGVLQLLALIAALALAHIPLGNHMARVYSSGTHWRVEKWIYKGIGADPDREMRWPAYLRGVLAFSLAGVLFLYLLQRLQGVLPGSLGFASIDPDQAFNTAASFVANTNWQSYYGEQAMGHVVQTAGLAVQNFVSAAVGIAVAVALVRGFARSRTGELGNFWADLVRGVVRVLVPIAAVGAVILVACGVIQNFSGIHEVGQFLNEHSLGGPQQWNGGAVASQEVIKELGTNGGGYFNANSAHPFENPTPFTNLFEIFLILLIPVALTRTFGVMTGSLRQGYAILGTMAAIWLSFVALMMWTEFAHHGPALRAAGGAMEGKEVRFGIGGSSIFAVSTTLTSTGAVDSFHSSYTGLGGGITMLGMMLGEIAPGGVGSGLYGMLVMAVVAVFIAGLMVGRTPEYLGRKIGTREIKYAACYLLITPALVLGLTAAAMALPTPGDSMTNTGAHGFSEILYAYTSAANNNGSAFAGLNADTQWFNTTLGLAMLLGRFLPMVFVLALAGSLAAQRPVPSTAGTLRTEKPLFSGLLAGTVLIITGLTYFPALALGPLAEGLA; encoded by the coding sequence ATGAGCCCCGTCCTCGCCGGCGTGCTCCAGCTGCTCGCGCTGATCGCCGCGCTGGCCCTCGCCCACATCCCCCTCGGCAACCACATGGCCAGGGTCTACTCCTCCGGCACGCACTGGCGCGTGGAGAAGTGGATCTACAAGGGCATAGGTGCCGACCCGGACCGGGAGATGCGCTGGCCCGCGTACCTGCGCGGCGTCCTCGCCTTCTCCCTCGCCGGTGTCCTCTTCCTCTACCTGCTCCAGCGGCTGCAGGGCGTCCTGCCCGGCTCGCTCGGCTTCGCCTCCATCGACCCGGACCAGGCGTTCAACACCGCCGCGTCCTTCGTGGCGAACACCAACTGGCAGTCGTACTACGGCGAGCAGGCCATGGGCCACGTCGTGCAGACCGCCGGTCTCGCCGTGCAGAACTTCGTCTCGGCGGCCGTCGGCATCGCCGTGGCCGTCGCCCTCGTCCGCGGCTTCGCGCGGTCCCGCACCGGAGAACTCGGCAACTTCTGGGCCGACCTGGTCCGCGGGGTCGTCCGCGTCCTGGTGCCGATCGCCGCCGTCGGCGCGGTGATCCTGGTGGCCTGCGGGGTCATCCAGAACTTCTCCGGCATCCACGAGGTCGGCCAATTCTTGAATGAGCACAGTCTGGGCGGCCCGCAGCAGTGGAACGGGGGCGCGGTCGCCTCGCAGGAGGTCATCAAGGAGCTGGGCACCAACGGCGGCGGCTACTTCAACGCCAACTCCGCCCACCCCTTCGAGAACCCGACGCCGTTCACCAACCTGTTCGAGATCTTCCTGATCCTGCTGATCCCGGTCGCCCTGACCCGCACCTTCGGCGTCATGACCGGCTCGCTGCGCCAGGGCTACGCGATCCTCGGGACGATGGCCGCCATCTGGCTGTCCTTCGTCGCCCTGATGATGTGGACCGAGTTCGCCCACCACGGCCCGGCGCTGCGGGCGGCCGGGGGCGCGATGGAGGGCAAGGAGGTGCGCTTCGGCATCGGCGGCTCGTCGATCTTCGCGGTGTCGACCACCCTCACCTCGACCGGCGCCGTGGACTCCTTCCACTCCTCCTACACCGGCCTCGGCGGCGGCATCACGATGCTCGGTATGATGCTGGGCGAGATCGCGCCCGGCGGTGTCGGGTCCGGCCTCTACGGCATGCTCGTCATGGCGGTCGTCGCGGTGTTCATCGCGGGACTCATGGTCGGCCGTACGCCCGAGTACCTGGGCCGGAAGATCGGCACCCGCGAGATCAAGTACGCCGCCTGCTACCTCCTGATCACCCCGGCCCTGGTGCTGGGCCTCACCGCGGCGGCCATGGCCCTGCCCACCCCGGGCGACTCGATGACCAACACCGGGGCGCACGGCTTCTCCGAGATCCTGTACGCCTACACCTCCGCCGCGAACAACAACGGCTCGGCCTTCGCGGGCCTGAACGCCGACACCCAGTGGTTCAACACCACCCTCGGCCTCGCCATGCTCCTCGGCCGCTTCCTGCCGATGGTGTTCGTCCTGGCCCTCGCGGGCTCGCTGGCCGCCCAGCGGCCGGTGCCCTCCACCGCGGGCACCCTGCGCACCGAGAAGCCGCTGTTCAGCGGTCTGCTGGCGGGCACCGTCCTGATCATCACCGGTCTGACCTACTTCCCGGCCCTCGCCCTGGGCCCGCTCGCCGAGGGGCTGGCATGA
- a CDS encoding TerD family protein codes for MITLTKEDGPADLDGVTHLSIGVSWDPTAGSSGGVLGKLRRKSGTDLDLIAVALQGGDPVRLAGLDSLDPMGNGSLLHSGDNQTGHGDGDDETVTVEFARLPSAITAIVFVAAAYKKGSAFQKARNISFKVYDATGGSTQQVADIWPSLLSQDNGCAVAKAVRVGGSWKLEVINETGKIKQGDEHALMRFAVSK; via the coding sequence ATGATCACGCTCACCAAGGAAGACGGCCCGGCGGACCTGGACGGAGTGACCCACCTGTCCATCGGCGTCTCCTGGGACCCCACGGCCGGCAGCAGCGGCGGAGTGCTCGGCAAGCTGCGCCGCAAGAGCGGCACCGACCTCGACCTGATCGCCGTCGCCCTCCAGGGCGGGGACCCGGTACGCCTCGCCGGCCTCGACTCCCTCGACCCCATGGGCAACGGCTCGCTGCTGCACAGCGGCGACAACCAGACCGGACACGGGGACGGTGACGACGAGACCGTGACCGTCGAGTTCGCGCGGCTCCCGAGCGCCATCACGGCGATCGTGTTCGTGGCCGCCGCGTACAAGAAGGGCAGCGCCTTCCAGAAGGCCCGCAACATCAGCTTCAAGGTCTACGACGCGACCGGCGGCAGCACGCAGCAGGTCGCCGACATCTGGCCCAGCCTGCTCAGCCAGGACAACGGCTGCGCCGTGGCCAAGGCCGTGCGGGTCGGCGGCTCCTGGAAGCTGGAGGTCATCAACGAGACGGGCAAGATCAAGCAGGGCGACGAGCACGCCCTGATGCGCTTCGCCGTCAGCAAGTAG
- the kdpF gene encoding K(+)-transporting ATPase subunit F, whose protein sequence is MTAENVVGLIVAVALLGYLVLALIHPERF, encoded by the coding sequence GTGACCGCGGAGAACGTCGTCGGCCTGATCGTGGCCGTCGCCCTGCTCGGTTACCTCGTCCTCGCCCTGATCCACCCGGAGAGGTTCTGA
- a CDS encoding ABC transporter permease, with product MSTLTLAARNSSTMLRRNLLHARRYPSLTLNLLLTPIMLFLLFVYVFGDTMSAGMGGGTADRSAYIAYLVPGLLLMTIGSTTVGTAVSVSNDMSEGIVARFRTMPIHRGSVMTGHVVGSVLQSVASVVLVGAVAAAAGFRSTDATVLEWLAAVALVTLFATALTWIAVGMGLVSPNAEAASNNALPLIFLPLISSTFVPIDAMPGWFRPIAEYQPFTPVVETLRGLLLGSGIGHNGWLALAWCVALCALGYFWSKAVFDRDPK from the coding sequence ATGAGCACCCTCACCCTCGCCGCACGCAACTCGTCCACCATGCTGCGCCGCAACCTCCTGCACGCGCGCCGCTACCCCTCCCTCACCCTGAACCTGCTGCTCACGCCGATCATGCTGTTCCTGCTCTTCGTCTACGTCTTCGGCGACACGATGAGCGCGGGCATGGGCGGCGGCACCGCCGACCGCTCCGCCTACATCGCCTACCTGGTGCCGGGTCTGCTGCTCATGACCATCGGCAGCACCACGGTCGGCACCGCGGTCTCCGTCTCCAACGACATGTCCGAGGGCATCGTCGCCCGCTTCCGCACCATGCCCATCCACCGCGGCTCCGTGATGACCGGGCACGTCGTCGGAAGCGTGCTGCAGTCCGTGGCCAGCGTGGTGCTCGTCGGCGCCGTCGCCGCGGCGGCCGGCTTCCGCTCCACCGACGCCACCGTCCTGGAGTGGCTCGCGGCCGTCGCCCTGGTCACCCTGTTCGCCACGGCGCTCACCTGGATCGCGGTCGGCATGGGCCTGGTCAGCCCGAACGCCGAGGCCGCGAGCAACAACGCCCTGCCGCTGATCTTCCTGCCGCTCATCTCCAGCACCTTCGTCCCCATCGACGCGATGCCGGGCTGGTTCCGGCCGATCGCCGAGTACCAGCCCTTCACGCCCGTCGTCGAGACCCTGCGCGGCCTGCTCCTCGGCAGCGGGATCGGCCACAACGGCTGGCTCGCCCTCGCCTGGTGCGTCGCCCTCTGCGCGCTCGGCTACTTCTGGTCGAAGGCGGTCTTCGACCGCGACCCGAAGTAG
- a CDS encoding DUF4097 family beta strand repeat-containing protein, which yields MPSFDTPQPIAVTAHVGAGSVRFTAGDRLDTVVEVRPGDPERDKDVRAAEQTEVSFASGVLTISTKERRFIGPSGTVDVAVELPEGSRVDVDGSWTQVLGEGRLGEVRVKTPGGDVRLDTTGPLQLTASHGSVTVDRVEGSAEITTSSGSVRVGVLDGPAVLKNSHGSTTVGAALADLRVKNANGDINVARAEASLTATTAHGTLRVDEVARGEIRLETSYGAIEVGVREGTAAWLDVQSTGGQVRNSLTASGSPVESEETVKVHARTRYGNIDVRRAKV from the coding sequence ATGCCTTCTTTCGACACTCCCCAGCCGATCGCGGTGACCGCTCACGTCGGCGCCGGTTCCGTCCGGTTCACCGCGGGCGACCGGCTCGACACGGTCGTCGAGGTGCGGCCCGGCGACCCCGAGCGGGACAAGGACGTACGGGCCGCCGAGCAGACCGAGGTCTCGTTCGCGAGCGGCGTCCTGACGATCAGCACGAAGGAGCGCCGCTTCATCGGGCCCTCCGGCACCGTCGACGTGGCGGTGGAGCTGCCCGAGGGCTCACGCGTCGACGTGGACGGCTCCTGGACCCAGGTCCTCGGCGAGGGCCGGCTCGGCGAGGTCCGGGTGAAGACCCCGGGCGGCGACGTCCGCCTGGACACGACGGGGCCGCTCCAGCTCACCGCCTCCCACGGCTCGGTCACCGTGGACCGGGTCGAGGGCTCGGCCGAGATCACCACCAGCTCCGGCAGCGTCCGCGTCGGCGTCCTCGACGGCCCGGCCGTACTGAAGAACTCGCACGGCTCCACGACCGTCGGCGCCGCCCTCGCCGACCTGCGGGTGAAGAACGCCAACGGCGACATCAACGTCGCCCGCGCCGAGGCATCGCTCACCGCCACCACCGCCCACGGCACCCTGCGGGTGGACGAGGTGGCCCGCGGCGAGATCCGGCTGGAGACCTCCTACGGCGCCATCGAGGTCGGCGTCCGCGAGGGCACGGCCGCCTGGCTCGACGTCCAGTCGACCGGCGGGCAGGTGCGCAACTCCCTCACCGCGTCCGGCAGCCCCGTGGAGAGCGAGGAGACCGTCAAGGTCCACGCCCGCACCCGGTACGGCAACATCGACGTCCGCCGCGCCAAGGTTTGA